gccgaaaggaaaacccgtcagaggtataccagtgacgagttttgcttccaacccgtcactggtatcacctcacctgtgacgggccgatacattagaagccgtcagaggtgatgggccgccacctgtgacggctttcatttctggcccgtcacaggtgagcggataccagtgacgggtcgttgaatagaagcccgtcaaaggtatgagcaatacctttgacgggctttttttatctaacccgtttgaggtgtgttgggtctataaatacccccaaactgccaactgctttccatcccgaccattgtactgttcacaaatcggttgggagggcaaggggggcgattttttgctaaaattcaaggtaaaaaacacattattctccattcattctcaacatatcgatcatcatttatttttcttcgtatgttgttgatttcagatggatcgtagatggatgtactatgcgcatcgttcgtctaccgagtatagagagggggtcactgaatttgtcacatttgcggataatgacagaaaaagtaggatgagcatgcacatgttgtgcccatgtagggactgtaagaatgaacagatgatcgaagacaaggatgaagtgcatgctcatttgataatgaatggattcatgaagaaatatacctgctggaccaagcatggagagcaagaggcgcctgatgtcgcagctgaagaagtgttggatcaggatgtagagaacaccgtcgcagctcgagaaggcatgttcgtaccttctcctttaggtggagagaccatagatttggacactcaatgtctatctacaatgttgcatgacattgaagacgcagaggacaacgacagagattatgagaagtttagtaagttggtggaagattgccagatgccgttgtatgatggatgcaagtcgaagcacagcaagttgtcatgcgtgttggaactcatgaagcttaaggctagtaatggctggtcggacaagagttttacagaactccttgagctgttaaaggatctgttgccagaggggaacaatttacctcagacgacatatgaagcgaagcaagtattatgtccgttgggcctggaggtcagaagaattcatgcatgtccgaacgactgcattttgtattacaaggaatacgctgacttggatgtctgccctatctgtggggcatcaagatacaaacgagcaaagagtgaaggtgaaggaagtaagtcaaagaggggaggcccagcaaaggtggtgtggtatctcccaattgcggagcgcatgaagagaatgtttgcgaacaaggaacaagctaagcttgtgcgctggcatgccgaggaacggaaagtcgatactatgctgaggcacccagcagattcagtacagtggaggacaatcgataggatttaccaggaattctcagatgacccaagaaacatgcgtttcgcaatgtgtacggacggcattaatccttttggtgatttgagcagtcgtcacagtacatggccagttctgcttgttaactataaccttcctccctggttgtgtttcaaaagaaagtacattatgcttgccatgctcattcaaggaccgagacaacctggcaacgatatcgatgtgttccttgaaccgataatcgatgacttcgaaaggctatggaatgagggcacacgaacatgggacgcatatgcacaagagtatttcaacctccaagcgatgctgttttgtaccatcaacgattatccggcccttggcaacctttctggccaaactgtgaaagggaaatgggcgtgttcggagtgtatggaggaaacaagaagcaaatggttgaagcattcacacaagacggttgtcacgtcctgataaattcatcccgaaataaaaatcattttctaaaaggaataatagaattaattaaaattcggaaagaaatcggcaaacactaaaatacgtacaagaaaaattcgaatgtggcctggagaatttttgttaaattctccttggtctaaaatgagccctcaaattttacttgaattttcagagcaccggaaatatttattaaacaacaaaaacaattatcaaagtttattaaaaagaagacctaaaaataatcctcctttttcttttggcccaaagtcctccctctctctctctcggcccgcggccaaagttctctcttcctccctctattcctcttcctctccttctctccctccttctcttgggccccccttctcctcggcccagctccctcctccctctctcccgggctgcctcttcccccccctcccctcccggcctgcccggcccaggccgcttcccgcctcctcccgcctgggccgcctcccggcccaagccgcgcctCCCTGCCcgagccagccgcgtgcgcacgcgcgccgcacgtgcgctgacgccgcgcgcctcccgcgtgggacccgcctgtcaggcgcgtccccgacctccagccgccggccttcttcctctctctcccgtgaaccctagcgccaTTCCTCCTCTAAATCCGCTCTATTCAAGCCGGCTCTTTCCAAATTgattggggggaattaatccccattgattcctcttcgattacccccgttttcccccttgaatgccgcccccaatcgccgggaacggacgcgccaagtccggccgcctacctttgccgccggccgccattcccgtcgccgttccgccctctcccgtgcccggctctctcccccatcctataaaatgggatcctcatcccccgttctctcgttttagccccctcccgagccttcccgtggtccctagccacctccccaccgtcgccctctctctcccgtgccgctggacgcctccagccgcccctaccGCCttgcccgtgcgccggccggccgcgccgtcgcctcctccagcgtcgccgccacctcctccaccccggcctgccctccgtttcccgcggagacccccggagctgcctccccgccgtcgcccttctctttcctccttgccggccacctccagccgcacctcccgcctcgcccgtgcaccCTCCGGCTGCGCCGCCACTTCTCCCGGCGTCGCAGCTGCCTCCTCTTTCCCGGCttcgcctccgtttcgcggggaaatcaccggagacgcgtcctcgccggcgtccagtggcgtcgccaccacttctccgtctccggccggctgctgttcgtcgccggtacgccgaccgacgtcgccgtctcctccgttgACGTCGCAGCGTCGtcctccaccccggctgctcctcggtttcgccggaacgccgtcgccgcgccggcctctccatcctcttcgtcgccggtgtcctttcggccgccccttcctcctccccggctcgtcggcttgctgcaccactaccacctccggcatcgcagcggcaaggtcgtcctcggcatcgtttcccctccatccaaacccctccgcggtccatcatcgtcgtctccgatcgttctcgtcgtcgacgtcccgtcggtcgcccggctcgtcgtctcgcggcgccgcctccgtcgtcggcatcgtagcggcgtgttccacgtcgtccccatctccgtgcagctgccgccggctgtcctcgtcgcctcctcgccg
This window of the Oryza sativa Japonica Group chromosome 4, ASM3414082v1 genome carries:
- the LOC136356184 gene encoding uncharacterized protein, producing the protein MGDWFRARPPPHRRPLSPVPLDASSRPYRLARAPAGRAVASSSVAATSSTPACPPFPAETPGAASPPSPFSFLLAGHLQPHLPPRPCTLRLRRHFSRRRSCLLFPGFASVSRGNHRRRVLAGVQWRRHHFSVSGRLLFVAGTPTDVAVSSVDVAASSSTPAAPRFRRNAVAAPASPSSSSPVSFRPPLPPPRLVGLLHHYHLRHRSGKVVLGIVSPPSKPLRGPSSSSPIVLVVDVPSVARLVVSRRRLRRRHRSGVFHVVPISVQLPPAVLVASSPVPVVVVVVVLSSFPVVVAFVPPSSRSRPSSAFVKRAAAAPSSSSSSAPRRQAPCRPRLAFVQGSPPKPSPRRSSPLCPSVSAAPVRRCRSRASSRGGL